The following are from one region of the Marinomonas sp. CT5 genome:
- a CDS encoding helix-turn-helix domain-containing protein has translation MGTSSNTKRKRTQRDYTMGFKLQIVMAVEKGDMTYKQAQKIYGIQGRSTVLTWLRKHGKMDWSTKVRLPMSKSPKAKETPAQTIKR, from the coding sequence ATGGGGACATCAAGTAATACCAAGCGCAAGCGTACTCAACGTGACTACACAATGGGCTTTAAATTACAGATAGTGATGGCCGTCGAAAAAGGCGACATGACTTATAAGCAAGCTCAAAAAATCTATGGAATCCAAGGGCGATCAACGGTGCTGACTTGGCTTCGAAAACACGGCAAAATGGATTGGTCTACCAAAGTGAGGCTACCCATGTCTAAATCCCCGAAAGCCAAAGAGACACCTGCTCAAACAATCAAAAGA
- a CDS encoding flagellar basal body-associated FliL family protein, with protein sequence MSLIMSLYKKPCLLALILVSVLTSIAVHAEEGAVNYAYVELKPDFVVNHLSSEGQLKYIKTSISIRTEADYKDLITHNMPLIRDSLVMFLSSRTTEQVTGAIAREKTREEAALAVNDALQKETNVSPVKDILFASFVTQ encoded by the coding sequence ATGTCACTGATAATGTCACTATACAAAAAGCCCTGTTTATTGGCCCTAATATTAGTAAGTGTGTTAACAAGTATTGCAGTACATGCCGAAGAGGGTGCCGTTAATTACGCCTACGTAGAGCTAAAACCAGATTTTGTTGTCAATCATCTTTCCAGCGAAGGCCAACTAAAATACATAAAAACCAGCATTAGTATTCGTACAGAAGCGGATTACAAAGATTTAATAACACATAACATGCCCTTAATAAGAGACTCATTAGTCATGTTTCTAAGCTCTCGCACTACTGAGCAAGTCACAGGAGCAATCGCCAGAGAAAAAACCCGCGAAGAAGCCGCACTAGCCGTCAATGACGCCTTACAAAAAGAGACTAACGTCTCTCCGGTCAAAGACATTTTATTTGCCAGCTTCGTTACTCAGTAA
- a CDS encoding disulfide bond formation protein B — protein sequence MSTLLSARRFHGLVAFTAFILLAVAFYMEYQMGLEPCPLCMLQRIVFFCVGVVSLISALTAGEKVRKISSWFVVVLSFAGAALAIRHLYLQNLPMDELPACLPGLSYMFEVFPWQEIMQAMVMGTGECGDVVWTFLGISIPGWTLVAFISMAVINMFIALRAVK from the coding sequence ATGTCTACGCTTTTATCTGCTCGACGTTTTCATGGTTTGGTTGCTTTTACTGCTTTTATACTTTTGGCAGTGGCTTTTTATATGGAATATCAAATGGGCTTGGAACCTTGCCCTTTATGTATGTTGCAACGCATTGTATTTTTCTGCGTTGGTGTCGTGTCTTTGATATCGGCGTTAACGGCGGGTGAAAAGGTTCGGAAAATATCATCTTGGTTTGTGGTCGTTTTATCTTTTGCTGGTGCTGCACTAGCCATTCGTCATTTATATTTACAGAACTTGCCTATGGATGAACTTCCTGCTTGTTTACCTGGTTTAAGTTATATGTTTGAGGTTTTTCCATGGCAAGAGATCATGCAAGCAATGGTAATGGGTACGGGGGAGTGTGGTGATGTGGTTTGGACTTTCTTGGGTATTAGTATTCCTGGCTGGACGCTAGTGGCTTTTATTAGTATGGCTGTGATTAATATGTTCATTGCGTTACGGGCAGTAAAATAG
- the rsd gene encoding sigma D regulator: protein MLEGCKTAQERWGGVHVIIDRWLEQRRKLVEIALYLRDRGEMTPTDTPKIQAMCEMLVDYVSAGHFTVYEQLAIEAKEFHDDGAVVLLGELLPLIDSSTEVAIEFNDKYDTKEHCNAQLEALPFSLQALIVVMAERFQYEDQLIKELHEAHSEKNA from the coding sequence ATGTTAGAAGGTTGTAAAACAGCTCAAGAGCGATGGGGTGGTGTGCATGTAATCATCGACCGCTGGTTGGAGCAACGACGAAAACTGGTGGAAATTGCCTTATACCTTCGCGATCGTGGAGAAATGACCCCAACAGATACGCCTAAAATACAAGCAATGTGTGAAATGCTCGTGGATTATGTTTCAGCGGGACATTTTACTGTTTATGAACAATTGGCAATAGAAGCAAAAGAGTTTCATGATGATGGTGCCGTAGTGTTGTTGGGTGAGTTATTGCCTCTTATTGATAGTTCAACCGAGGTCGCTATTGAATTTAACGATAAGTACGATACTAAGGAGCATTGTAATGCTCAGCTTGAGGCTTTGCCTTTTTCTCTCCAAGCCTTGATTGTTGTGATGGCTGAACGATTTCAGTATGAAGATCAGTTAATTAAGGAACTGCATGAAGCGCACAGTGAAAAAAACGCTTGA
- a CDS encoding DUF423 domain-containing protein, with the protein MSYQDAESSSSKLDQKTLHLPYRLGAFLALQAFFSIAAGAFGAHGLTEILDPKSLGWWHTASQYLMYHALGGLVVVALSAYLPSTKSILLFFCVGNLLFAGSLYAMALTGYTLLGAITPLGGLCYLIAWGLLASRLWHCRH; encoded by the coding sequence ATGTCTTATCAGGACGCTGAGTCGTCTTCTTCTAAATTGGATCAAAAAACGCTTCATTTGCCCTATAGGTTAGGTGCTTTCTTGGCTCTTCAAGCCTTTTTTTCTATTGCTGCTGGGGCTTTTGGTGCCCATGGTTTAACTGAAATACTTGACCCAAAATCGCTTGGCTGGTGGCACACGGCAAGTCAATATCTTATGTATCATGCTTTAGGCGGGTTAGTCGTGGTGGCCTTGTCTGCTTATTTACCCTCAACGAAAAGTATTTTACTGTTTTTTTGTGTCGGTAATTTGCTATTTGCTGGCAGTTTATATGCCATGGCTCTAACGGGCTACACTTTGCTTGGAGCGATAACCCCCCTAGGTGGATTATGTTATCTCATAGCTTGGGGTCTGTTAGCGTCGCGTCTATGGCATTGTCGTCATTAA
- the trmB gene encoding tRNA (guanosine(46)-N7)-methyltransferase TrmB, whose product MQEQETNTQEPIKKRTIRSFVVRGGRMTEGQQKNYDTNWAVYGLNLADGRIDYATVFGRESDVVIEVGFGMGASLVEMAKNAPEKDFIGIEVHPPGVAKLMMLAKEEGIINIRVYCDDAIEVMANALPQKAASAFQLFFPDPWHKKKHNKRRIVQPLFAQQVANVIKEGGFFHMATDWQPYAEHMMEVMEAQDGYQNAVGKGLYHPRPESRPLTKFEQRGERLGHGVWDLIYNVMR is encoded by the coding sequence ATGCAAGAGCAAGAAACAAATACTCAAGAACCTATTAAAAAACGCACCATTCGTAGCTTTGTTGTACGTGGTGGTCGTATGACTGAAGGTCAACAAAAGAATTATGACACGAACTGGGCTGTATACGGTTTAAATCTTGCTGATGGGCGAATTGATTACGCAACTGTGTTTGGCCGTGAATCGGATGTGGTTATTGAAGTAGGCTTTGGTATGGGCGCTTCGCTCGTTGAAATGGCAAAAAATGCACCAGAAAAAGATTTTATTGGTATTGAAGTGCATCCGCCCGGTGTTGCTAAATTAATGATGTTGGCAAAAGAAGAAGGCATCATAAATATACGTGTCTATTGTGATGATGCGATTGAAGTGATGGCAAATGCCTTACCTCAAAAAGCCGCAAGCGCATTTCAGTTGTTTTTCCCAGATCCATGGCATAAAAAGAAGCACAACAAGCGCCGTATTGTTCAGCCTTTGTTTGCTCAACAAGTTGCGAATGTTATAAAAGAAGGTGGTTTTTTTCATATGGCAACAGACTGGCAGCCTTACGCCGAGCATATGATGGAAGTGATGGAGGCCCAAGATGGCTATCAGAATGCCGTGGGCAAAGGTTTATACCACCCTCGCCCAGAATCTCGACCATTGACGAAATTTGAACAACGCGGTGAGCGTCTTGGTCACGGTGTTTGGGATTTGATTTATAACGTTATGAGGTAG
- a CDS encoding Wzz/FepE/Etk N-terminal domain-containing protein, with protein MTKGQLSQEKTDPAAVLARNQYDHRDDEIDLKELLIALWQGKFIIIAVTVFCTAVAIIYSLKAKDVWTTEAIITEPQISDFANYQKMVNDFQPIFDVYQGGTILISQQLNSFVSSKYLFQIYLQQYSARSNKKDFISSFGDFKAELERIRETANDNEYRAAESSLYDGWYNRLPQPSGKSGNSSLKSIAGDAEKSFAFLNGYIKYIENQARSVIIANLNSVIESKHNELIQQKNILMDQAKSRLKDERELARYALQIAKVAGVDKPQQNLGDQEIFAINIGSNALEAKVRVLDSLSVDQLSLIEPRLQVINSKLNLLNTLKVNPNVVFNTFQYVEEPEIPLSRTSPKRRLIAILGLLLGGVLGCFIVLVRFAFRDK; from the coding sequence GTGACAAAAGGTCAATTATCACAAGAAAAAACGGATCCAGCTGCCGTATTGGCAAGAAATCAGTATGATCATCGTGATGATGAAATTGATTTAAAAGAACTTCTAATAGCTTTATGGCAGGGTAAGTTTATAATTATTGCAGTGACAGTCTTTTGTACCGCAGTAGCTATTATATATTCATTGAAAGCAAAAGATGTTTGGACAACAGAAGCTATTATTACCGAGCCACAAATAAGTGACTTTGCTAATTACCAGAAAATGGTAAATGATTTTCAGCCTATTTTTGATGTTTATCAAGGTGGAACAATACTGATTAGTCAGCAGCTAAATAGCTTTGTTTCGTCTAAATACTTATTTCAAATTTATTTGCAACAATACAGCGCTAGAAGTAATAAAAAAGACTTTATATCTTCTTTTGGTGATTTTAAAGCAGAGTTGGAACGGATACGTGAGACTGCTAATGATAATGAGTATCGAGCCGCAGAGTCTAGCTTGTATGATGGGTGGTATAATAGGCTGCCTCAACCTTCAGGGAAGTCAGGAAATTCGTCTTTAAAAAGTATTGCTGGAGATGCTGAAAAAAGCTTTGCTTTTTTGAATGGGTATATTAAATACATCGAGAATCAGGCTCGTAGTGTTATAATTGCGAATCTGAATTCTGTTATTGAAAGTAAGCACAATGAATTAATTCAACAAAAAAATATATTAATGGATCAGGCCAAGAGTCGCTTAAAAGATGAGAGAGAGCTTGCTAGATATGCTTTGCAAATAGCTAAAGTGGCAGGTGTGGACAAACCCCAGCAGAACTTAGGTGATCAAGAAATATTTGCCATTAATATTGGTTCTAATGCATTGGAAGCAAAAGTAAGAGTTCTGGATAGCCTTAGTGTTGATCAGCTTAGTTTGATAGAGCCAAGATTGCAGGTGATTAATTCAAAATTGAATTTGCTAAATACTTTGAAAGTGAACCCAAATGTGGTTTTTAACACTTTTCAATATGTTGAGGAGCCTGAAATACCTCTTAGTCGAACGTCGCCAAAAAGAAGGCTTATTGCTATTTTAGGATTGCTGCTGGGTGGTGTGTTAGGTTGCTTTATCGTATTGGTAAGGTTCGCATTTCGAGATAAGTGA
- a CDS encoding IS3 family transposase, producing the protein MLWQRTFFALLKTEIFHGETFEDADDLIQKLEEYIDYYNTKRIKMGLNGLTPVEYRNQAMLAG; encoded by the coding sequence ATGCTATGGCAGAGAACTTTTTTTGCATTACTAAAAACGGAAATATTCCACGGAGAAACCTTCGAAGATGCAGATGATCTGATCCAAAAACTTGAAGAGTATATTGATTACTACAATACGAAACGAATAAAAATGGGGTTAAATGGCCTGACTCCGGTAGAGTACCGAAATCAGGCAATGTTAGCCGGTTAA
- a CDS encoding H-NS histone family protein: MSLLLELAGNKAKARAAAKELSVAQLENLIAGFSNALEKAKEEEAAREAEQALKSARAEEIANLIAKSGLTMEEVALLTTPKAGATKGKTVEPKYRLTVNGETHEWTGRGRTPKVFQEYFDAGNSRESVEIK, from the coding sequence ATGAGTTTATTACTAGAGTTAGCAGGAAATAAAGCAAAAGCACGCGCCGCAGCAAAAGAGTTGAGCGTTGCTCAACTTGAAAATCTAATCGCAGGCTTCAGCAATGCACTAGAAAAAGCAAAAGAAGAAGAAGCGGCTCGTGAAGCAGAGCAAGCACTAAAATCTGCTCGAGCAGAAGAAATCGCAAACTTAATTGCTAAAAGCGGCCTAACAATGGAAGAAGTTGCATTGCTAACCACACCAAAAGCCGGCGCAACAAAAGGCAAGACAGTTGAACCAAAATATCGCTTAACTGTTAATGGTGAAACCCACGAATGGACGGGGCGTGGTCGTACACCTAAAGTATTCCAAGAATACTTTGATGCTGGCAACAGCCGTGAAAGTGTAGAAATCAAATAA
- a CDS encoding Tex family protein, producing the protein MNLISGSLSFEFSIEKKYSDNIIQLFEEGATVPFIARYRKENTGGMSDMDLRSFYGRWQYLVELNKRKESILSILASDTSVSDIVRQKIQNATSKNELEDLYSPFKKTRKTKADEAREKGLQPLAALVWSGQRSDTASAVEAWCKQHNIAMTGGEALEGVAEILCEVITNDSDVLKNGRALLLKDGLLSSRVLRGKKDQGEKYRDYFDYQEAINKVPSHRLLALFRGKKESILKLSACLKNEDNYPDRLILPHLNQLLNANLEESRRVTSVQRKYLNLAWENKLLPKLEADILSQLKERAEDGAIQVFADNLQDLLMAAPAGAHRVLGVDPGFRNGVKLAVIDEQGSLLDHGVIYPHSPQNRWQEASSLLSKLIQKYNIGWVAIGNGTASRETEALIKEVITKTNTKCRAVVVSEAGASVYSASPIAIQEFPDLDVTIRGAVSIARRFQDPLAELVKIDPQAIGVGQYQHDVKATLLSKSLANVVEDCVNRVGVDINLASVSLLSYVSGLTTRLAQNIVDYRQQKGRIESRNELLKVKGIGEKCFEQCAGFLRILNGKEVLDQSGVHPESYPLVHKMAAQLKLKTADLLNNNLALQQLKQLAPSFAQAGDYTYTDILNELAKPGRDPRPEFRYASFDQSVQKLEDIQEGMSLEGVVTNVAAFGAFVDLGVHQDGLIHISQLADRFVKDPRDLVRVGQVVKVTVLEVDVQRKRIALKANGL; encoded by the coding sequence ATGAATTTGATATCAGGTAGCCTCAGTTTTGAATTTTCCATAGAAAAAAAATACAGTGACAATATTATTCAATTGTTTGAAGAGGGTGCCACCGTTCCATTCATTGCACGCTACAGAAAAGAAAATACCGGTGGTATGAGTGATATGGATTTGCGATCTTTTTACGGTAGGTGGCAATATTTAGTCGAATTAAACAAGCGTAAAGAAAGTATATTATCCATATTGGCTAGTGATACCAGTGTCTCAGATATCGTAAGACAGAAAATACAAAATGCGACGTCTAAAAATGAACTAGAAGACTTGTATTCTCCCTTTAAGAAAACACGCAAAACAAAAGCTGATGAAGCAAGAGAGAAAGGGCTTCAGCCTTTAGCGGCTCTTGTTTGGTCTGGCCAGCGTTCCGATACCGCTTCTGCTGTTGAGGCTTGGTGTAAGCAGCATAACATTGCTATGACGGGCGGTGAGGCACTGGAAGGCGTTGCTGAAATTTTGTGTGAGGTGATCACCAATGACAGTGATGTGCTGAAAAATGGTCGGGCATTATTGCTGAAAGACGGTCTTTTAAGCAGTAGAGTTCTGCGGGGGAAAAAGGATCAAGGTGAAAAGTATAGAGATTACTTTGATTATCAAGAAGCGATAAATAAAGTGCCTTCTCATCGTTTGCTTGCCCTGTTTCGGGGGAAAAAAGAGTCAATATTAAAGCTAAGTGCTTGTTTGAAAAATGAAGATAACTATCCGGATAGATTAATTTTACCTCACCTTAATCAATTGCTTAACGCCAATTTAGAGGAATCTCGTCGGGTAACGTCTGTTCAACGAAAGTATTTAAATCTCGCATGGGAAAATAAATTACTACCAAAACTAGAGGCGGATATTCTTTCTCAATTGAAAGAGCGAGCGGAAGATGGCGCTATTCAAGTTTTTGCTGATAATTTGCAAGATTTATTAATGGCTGCGCCGGCTGGTGCTCATCGAGTATTGGGAGTCGACCCAGGATTTCGTAATGGAGTTAAATTAGCGGTTATCGATGAGCAAGGTTCTTTGCTTGATCACGGTGTTATTTATCCTCACTCTCCTCAGAATCGTTGGCAGGAAGCCAGTTCCTTACTCTCCAAGCTGATACAAAAATATAATATTGGCTGGGTGGCAATTGGTAATGGAACCGCATCACGAGAAACCGAAGCGCTTATTAAAGAGGTAATCACAAAGACGAATACGAAATGTCGAGCCGTTGTTGTGAGTGAGGCAGGGGCTTCCGTCTATTCCGCTTCGCCAATAGCAATACAAGAGTTTCCCGATTTGGATGTCACCATCCGCGGTGCGGTATCCATTGCTCGTCGTTTTCAGGATCCATTGGCTGAGTTGGTGAAAATAGACCCTCAAGCCATCGGGGTTGGGCAATACCAGCATGATGTTAAAGCCACTTTATTGTCTAAATCCCTTGCCAATGTTGTGGAAGACTGTGTTAACCGCGTTGGGGTAGACATTAATCTCGCCTCTGTTTCTCTATTGTCTTATGTTTCGGGGTTAACCACGCGACTTGCGCAAAATATTGTTGATTATCGTCAGCAGAAAGGGCGCATCGAATCAAGAAACGAACTTTTGAAAGTCAAAGGTATTGGTGAAAAGTGCTTTGAGCAATGTGCTGGTTTTTTAAGGATTCTAAATGGCAAAGAGGTTTTGGACCAGTCGGGTGTCCATCCCGAGTCATATCCTTTGGTGCACAAAATGGCGGCACAACTTAAGTTAAAAACGGCAGACCTACTTAATAACAATCTGGCTCTACAACAGTTGAAGCAATTGGCGCCAAGCTTTGCTCAAGCGGGAGATTATACTTACACAGATATTTTGAATGAGCTTGCTAAACCAGGACGGGATCCTCGCCCTGAATTTCGTTATGCCTCTTTTGATCAAAGCGTGCAGAAGCTTGAAGATATTCAAGAAGGTATGAGTCTGGAAGGTGTGGTTACCAATGTGGCGGCCTTTGGTGCTTTTGTGGATTTGGGCGTGCATCAAGACGGATTGATTCATATCTCTCAACTGGCGGATCGATTTGTAAAAGACCCAAGAGACTTAGTGCGAGTAGGGCAAGTGGTCAAAGTCACAGTGTTAGAGGTTGATGTTCAGCGTAAACGCATTGCGTTAAAGGCAAATGGGCTTTGA
- a CDS encoding NAD(P)H-dependent oxidoreductase codes for MTTLLRIDSSASGENSKSRQLANEFVEKWLAKNPDGKVVSRDVTANPLPHFTGETLGALFTPEEDRSAEQKAIVAIGDELIAELEAADVVIVSAPMYNFGIPSTLKSYFDYVARAGRTFKYTETGPVGLVNKDAYIFAASGSFLAGAPVDHQVPHIQTFLGFIGLNVKETFIAGGQAMGEPGEEAFNEAKSQIAVAV; via the coding sequence ATGACTACATTACTACGTATCGATTCTAGCGCTTCTGGCGAAAACTCTAAATCTCGCCAACTGGCTAATGAATTTGTTGAAAAATGGTTGGCTAAAAACCCAGATGGCAAAGTTGTTTCTCGTGACGTAACAGCAAACCCACTACCTCATTTCACTGGCGAAACATTAGGTGCGCTATTTACACCTGAAGAAGACCGCTCAGCAGAGCAAAAAGCTATTGTTGCCATTGGTGATGAGTTAATTGCTGAACTAGAAGCAGCGGATGTGGTTATCGTTTCTGCTCCTATGTACAACTTTGGTATTCCTTCTACACTGAAGTCTTACTTTGACTATGTTGCACGTGCTGGTCGCACTTTCAAATACACTGAAACTGGTCCTGTTGGCCTTGTAAACAAAGACGCTTACATCTTTGCTGCAAGTGGTAGCTTCTTAGCGGGCGCACCAGTTGACCACCAAGTACCTCACATCCAAACATTCCTAGGCTTTATTGGTCTGAATGTGAAAGAAACCTTCATCGCAGGTGGTCAAGCGATGGGCGAACCTGGTGAAGAAGCTTTCAACGAAGCGAAATCACAAATCGCCGTAGCTGTTTAA
- a CDS encoding LysR family transcriptional regulator has protein sequence MKAPRVTLEQWRVLQSVVDKGGFAQAAEALHKSQSSVSYTVAKLQEQLGYPLLIIEGRKAKLTERGEVLLRRSRHLLKEAVDLEELAHTLGQGWEPELELVVDQAFPTPALLRALQAFEPQSQGTQVQLKEAVLSGGEEALRKGSPDLVLSAIVPKGYLADPIVEVEMIAVAATHHPLHQEEAPINNERLSRELQIVIRDSASETSIDSGWLGTDRRWTVSSVQSALEIVTSGIGFAWLPKADLEYALQSEKLKKLKLISGSERNFHMYAIFGKGERTGPATRLLVELLQAECNSCPRRSTVEPLS, from the coding sequence ATGAAGGCCCCGAGAGTAACCTTAGAGCAGTGGCGTGTGTTGCAATCCGTTGTTGATAAAGGTGGTTTTGCACAAGCGGCAGAGGCGCTTCATAAAAGCCAGTCTTCGGTCAGCTATACCGTTGCAAAGCTTCAAGAGCAGCTGGGTTATCCATTGCTGATTATTGAAGGGCGAAAAGCTAAGCTGACTGAGCGTGGTGAAGTGTTGCTGCGCCGTTCACGACATTTATTAAAGGAGGCGGTGGATCTTGAAGAGTTGGCCCACACTCTTGGTCAAGGTTGGGAACCAGAGTTAGAGTTGGTCGTTGATCAGGCGTTTCCTACCCCCGCTCTACTTCGTGCTTTACAGGCTTTCGAACCGCAGAGCCAAGGCACTCAGGTGCAGTTAAAAGAAGCGGTATTAAGCGGTGGTGAAGAGGCACTTCGAAAAGGCAGTCCAGACCTCGTGCTGAGTGCTATTGTTCCAAAAGGGTATTTAGCTGATCCGATTGTTGAGGTCGAGATGATCGCGGTAGCGGCAACCCATCATCCATTGCATCAAGAAGAAGCCCCGATTAACAACGAACGTTTAAGTCGAGAACTACAGATTGTTATTCGTGACTCCGCATCGGAAACATCCATTGACTCCGGTTGGCTTGGTACCGATAGACGTTGGACGGTTTCCAGTGTGCAATCAGCCTTAGAAATTGTGACCAGTGGTATCGGCTTCGCATGGCTGCCAAAGGCGGATTTAGAATACGCTTTGCAAAGTGAAAAACTTAAAAAACTCAAGTTGATTTCTGGTAGCGAGCGTAATTTTCACATGTACGCCATTTTTGGTAAGGGAGAGCGAACAGGACCGGCTACCAGGCTTCTTGTAGAGCTCTTGCAGGCAGAGTGTAATAGCTGCCCAAGGCGTTCAACGGTTGAGCCTTTGTCATAA
- the glmU gene encoding bifunctional UDP-N-acetylglucosamine diphosphorylase/glucosamine-1-phosphate N-acetyltransferase GlmU encodes MSQDIVILAAGKGSRMKSAFSKVLHKVGGIAMVRRVLATANTLPESKLHLVVGYQGEQVEANCQDFSANVVWQNDPRGTGDALRRVAPFLQENGATLTLYGDVPLIRASTLQKMSALSNPETLVLLTISLDNPTGYGRIVRDEQGHVTAIVEQKDATEPQLAIKEVNTGILLAPNKHLQGWLAELTNNNAQGEYYLTDVIAMAARDGVKIVTVNPENEAEVAGVNDRVQLAALERELQSQQAITLMQNGATLLDPSRIDVRGELLTGNDVVIDVNCVFEGKVTLGSGVEIGPNCHLKNCTVGDNTIIKSNTLIEESDVGQYCDIGPFARLRPGTKLSNKAKIGNFVETKKAIIGEGSKVNHLSYIGDTKMGANVNVGAGTITCNYDGVNKHLTQVADNVFIGSNSSLVAPVQVAEGATIAAGSTITKQVGEKQLAFARARQTNKDNWSKPVKK; translated from the coding sequence ATGAGCCAAGATATCGTAATTCTTGCTGCCGGAAAGGGCAGTAGAATGAAATCAGCTTTTTCTAAAGTACTGCATAAAGTTGGCGGCATCGCCATGGTAAGACGAGTTTTAGCCACCGCAAACACACTCCCTGAATCAAAATTGCACCTTGTTGTTGGGTATCAAGGTGAGCAGGTAGAAGCCAATTGTCAGGATTTTTCGGCCAATGTAGTGTGGCAAAATGACCCGCGAGGAACGGGTGATGCACTGCGTCGAGTTGCACCTTTCCTTCAAGAAAATGGCGCAACGTTAACCCTTTACGGCGATGTTCCACTTATTCGCGCTAGTACGTTGCAAAAAATGTCCGCTTTATCGAATCCCGAGACCTTGGTTCTGTTAACGATCTCTCTTGATAATCCGACTGGATACGGACGTATCGTGCGTGATGAACAAGGTCATGTTACCGCGATTGTAGAGCAAAAAGACGCCACAGAACCTCAGCTCGCTATCAAGGAAGTGAATACCGGTATTTTGCTCGCACCCAATAAGCACCTACAAGGCTGGCTTGCTGAATTAACGAATAACAATGCCCAAGGTGAATATTACCTAACGGATGTTATTGCTATGGCGGCTCGTGATGGCGTGAAAATTGTGACCGTGAACCCTGAAAATGAGGCCGAGGTGGCTGGAGTAAATGATCGAGTTCAGCTTGCAGCATTAGAGCGCGAATTACAAAGCCAACAAGCGATTACGCTGATGCAGAATGGTGCCACCTTATTGGATCCTTCGCGCATTGATGTTCGGGGTGAATTGCTGACAGGTAACGATGTTGTTATTGACGTTAACTGTGTGTTTGAAGGCAAAGTGACATTAGGCTCAGGGGTTGAGATTGGACCGAATTGCCATCTAAAGAACTGCACAGTTGGGGACAACACCATTATTAAAAGCAATACTCTGATTGAAGAAAGTGACGTCGGACAATATTGCGATATCGGGCCGTTTGCTCGATTGCGCCCTGGAACCAAGCTGTCAAACAAAGCGAAAATTGGCAACTTTGTTGAAACCAAAAAAGCCATTATTGGTGAAGGCAGCAAAGTAAATCACTTGAGTTACATCGGTGACACCAAAATGGGGGCAAACGTCAATGTTGGTGCAGGAACAATTACCTGTAACTACGACGGCGTGAATAAACATTTGACCCAAGTGGCCGATAATGTGTTCATCGGATCAAATTCGTCTTTGGTTGCACCTGTGCAAGTAGCAGAAGGCGCAACCATTGCAGCAGGGTCAACTATTACCAAACAAGTGGGTGAAAAACAGTTGGCTTTCGCGAGAGCGCGACAAACGAATAAAGACAACTGGTCCAAACCCGTTAAAAAATAA